A region of Gemmatimonadota bacterium DNA encodes the following proteins:
- a CDS encoding DNA-deoxyinosine glycosylase, with product MHCHSFPPIARPDARLLILGSMPGKVSLRDQQYYAHPQNAFWKITAEILGFDPTTPYAERVAMLQSNRIALWDVLKSCTRESSLDADIEPSTIVPNDFAQFFAKHPEIRRICFNGAKAATLFARHVAPALPAMLDLELRQLPSTSPANAGVSRAEKLRAWRVIGHVD from the coding sequence ATGCACTGCCACAGCTTCCCACCGATCGCGCGCCCTGACGCGCGCCTCCTGATCCTCGGCTCGATGCCGGGGAAGGTCTCGCTGCGCGACCAGCAGTACTACGCCCATCCGCAGAATGCCTTCTGGAAGATCACTGCCGAGATCCTCGGCTTCGATCCGACCACTCCCTACGCCGAGCGCGTGGCGATGCTGCAGAGCAATCGGATCGCCCTCTGGGATGTGCTAAAGTCATGCACGCGCGAGAGCAGCCTCGACGCAGACATCGAGCCGTCGACGATCGTCCCGAACGACTTTGCGCAGTTCTTCGCGAAGCATCCCGAGATCCGCCGCATCTGCTTCAACGGCGCCAAGGCGGCGACGCTCTTCGCCAGGCACGTCGCCCCCGCGCTCCCGGCGATGCTCGATCTTGAACTGCGGCAGCTCCCCTCCACCAGCCCCGCCAACGCCGGCGTGTCGCGCGCGGAGAAGTTGCGGGCGTGGCGGGTGATTGGGCATGTTGACTAG
- a CDS encoding DNA-binding protein, with the protein MSRTSTHPNEAAFPKGVGGPVLRALANANIRSLGDLAKWSEGDVAALHGVGPKGLRLLSEALGEAGKHWHGAR; encoded by the coding sequence GTGAGTCGCACCTCAACCCACCCCAACGAGGCCGCATTCCCCAAGGGCGTCGGCGGCCCGGTGTTGCGCGCGCTCGCCAACGCGAATATCCGCTCACTCGGGGACCTGGCCAAGTGGTCGGAGGGCGACGTCGCGGCATTGCACGGCGTGGGGCCGAAGGGGCTGCGGCTGTTGAGCGAGGCGTTGGGAGAAGCGGGGAAGCACTGGCACGGGGCGCGGTAG